The Glutamicibacter mishrai DNA window CATCGCGGAGATCTCGGAATTCCTCAGCATCGCTGACCTCACCTTGAGCGGGCTGGACTCGCCCAACGTGCATTTGTGGATCTCACGGGATGAAACGACGGGACGCATTTTCGCCACCACTGGGTATGAAGGCAGCGAAGACGGCCAGCACGCACTGATTCGAAGTGTCGCGGTAGCTCCCGAGCTACGTGGCGGCGGAATCGGCTTGGATCTTGCAGAATTTGCGATGCAACGAGCTGTCGAGGCTGGAGCAAAACAAGCGTGGCTGTTTAGTCGCAGGTCTGGTCCTTTTTGGCAGAAAGCAGGATTCAGCTCAGCGCACACGGATGATCTTGCGTTGGCCCTAGCTTCGACGCACCAGGTTCAGCTCTTTACTGAAACCGGTCAGCTTGAACGCGAGGTTGCTTGGAGCAAGCGGCTCTAAGGGACTAACTACGAGACAGTACCGATTTTCGATAGAAGCGTGTCTGCATTTTGGTCAGCGCTCGGCAACGCGACGTAGGTCGAGGGTGAATCCGGGATATTCGGGGAAGTCGCCGACAAAATCAGGCTTGAATCCCAACGATTCGTAGAAGGCGACCGACTCAGGTGTTGCCTGCCAATCCAGAATCATTGGGGCTGGGCGTTGTCTTGCCCAAGCGAAAGCTG harbors:
- a CDS encoding GNAT family N-acetyltransferase; amino-acid sequence: MLNLVRATNADIAEISEFLSIADLTLSGLDSPNVHLWISRDETTGRIFATTGYEGSEDGQHALIRSVAVAPELRGGGIGLDLAEFAMQRAVEAGAKQAWLFSRRSGPFWQKAGFSSAHTDDLALALASTHQVQLFTETGQLEREVAWSKRL